The Acidobacteriota bacterium genome contains a region encoding:
- a CDS encoding sugar transporter, with protein MGSNYFLRPATIAIALVLSLYLAGQTGKSGIDGDSAAASAAVSVPVPANQYVIGPGDVLAVNVWKEPEISRTLPVRPDGNISLPLVGDIMANGRTPTELQNEIRHQLGTYLSTPEVTVLVQEAKSQKFNIVGEVEKPGLYVISGPMTVLDAIAMAGGLRDFAKATKIYVLRGNVNGTRVRLPFNYKQVIKGTDLTADIQLQPHDTVVVP; from the coding sequence ATGGGATCAAATTACTTTCTGCGACCGGCCACAATCGCGATTGCTCTGGTTCTTTCCCTTTATCTTGCTGGTCAAACAGGCAAGAGCGGTATTGACGGCGATTCTGCCGCAGCTTCCGCAGCGGTGAGTGTACCGGTGCCTGCCAATCAGTACGTAATTGGTCCAGGCGACGTTTTGGCTGTGAATGTATGGAAAGAGCCAGAAATCTCACGAACGTTGCCTGTGCGACCCGACGGAAATATTTCGCTGCCGTTAGTCGGCGATATCATGGCGAACGGTCGCACACCAACAGAGCTACAGAACGAGATTCGGCACCAGCTTGGTACTTACTTGTCCACTCCTGAAGTAACCGTTCTGGTACAAGAAGCGAAAAGCCAAAAATTTAACATTGTTGGCGAAGTAGAGAAGCCGGGCTTATACGTGATCAGCGGCCCGATGACGGTTCTTGACGCGATCGCCATGGCAGGCGGGCTTCGCGATTTCGCTAAGGCAACGAAGATCTACGTGCTCCGCGGGAATGTGAATGGAACGCGCGTCCGGCTTCCGTTCAACTACAAACAAGTTATCAAGGGCACAGATCTTACTGCAGACATTCAGCTTCAACCACATGACACAGTGGTAGTTCCATGA
- a CDS encoding antitermination protein NusG, with the protein MGSVQVIPHETTIPTLPEAQWYAVQTRPRHEKKVVTELSEKHIDSYLPVLNEVHHWSDRRKVVQVPLFPGYVFVHAHLHINARLAILRTWGALGFVGPQREAIPIPESEIEDIKTLLMTKIPLSQYPFLKIGQRVRVRGGALDGLEGILITNGQKKLVISVASIQRSLSITIEGYDLEPA; encoded by the coding sequence ATGGGCAGCGTACAAGTCATACCACACGAAACGACGATTCCAACGTTGCCTGAGGCTCAATGGTACGCAGTACAGACGCGTCCACGCCATGAAAAGAAAGTCGTCACGGAACTAAGCGAGAAGCACATCGATTCATATCTGCCAGTGTTAAATGAAGTGCATCACTGGAGTGACCGGCGCAAGGTAGTGCAAGTGCCTTTGTTCCCCGGTTATGTGTTTGTTCATGCGCACCTCCATATCAATGCTCGTCTCGCCATTCTGCGCACCTGGGGGGCTTTGGGTTTTGTTGGACCGCAGCGCGAAGCTATCCCCATTCCAGAAAGCGAGATCGAAGATATTAAGACTCTGCTAATGACGAAGATTCCTCTCTCACAATATCCGTTCCTCAAGATAGGACAGCGTGTGCGAGTGCGTGGCGGCGCACTGGACGGATTGGAGGGTATCTTGATCACAAACGGGCAAAAGAAACTAGTAATTTCGGTCGCAAGTATTCAACGCTCACTGTCCATCACCATTGAAGGCTACGACCTCGAGCCGGCATAA
- a CDS encoding GDP-mannose dehydrogenase encodes MKSISVFGLGYVGAVTAGCFASVGHNVIGVDVSPEKVEMLQSGKAPVMEPGLNQLIADASKAGRLRATLDAGLAVRESEISFVCVGTPSLHNGCLDLSSVQYSCEQIGRALRTKEEFHWVVPRSTMLPGTAKSKIIPAIEGASGKRVGIDFAVCANPEFTREGSAVADFLNPAITVLGADDPAHLAPLRELYKEISGQICETSLPVAEMVKYVCNAFHALKVAFANEIGSACKEMKVDVDAVTKIFLSDTRLNISPAYLTPGFAFGGSCLPKDLRALTYRAKQLDLDLPLLRAIMPSNQAHLERAIDTVLATRHKKIGILGLSFKSGTDDLRESPSVQLIKRLLGEGCQIQIWDRDVSLGRLVGSNRKFIEDEIPHIGMLLSTDLEEVVRGSEVVVIGTKSIDEEVVSTLLRAEQMVIDLHSPAQSRVSIPVNQEASVHESAPSALFGEPAYAAS; translated from the coding sequence ATGAAATCAATCAGTGTGTTTGGTCTTGGATACGTCGGTGCCGTCACTGCAGGTTGTTTCGCGAGCGTAGGGCACAATGTCATTGGCGTGGATGTTAGCCCGGAAAAAGTGGAAATGTTGCAATCGGGCAAGGCGCCGGTCATGGAGCCCGGGCTCAATCAATTGATAGCAGACGCTTCCAAAGCCGGCCGCTTACGGGCAACTCTCGACGCGGGCCTGGCCGTACGTGAATCGGAGATCTCGTTCGTTTGCGTTGGCACTCCGAGTTTGCACAACGGTTGCCTGGATTTAAGCAGCGTGCAGTATAGCTGCGAGCAGATTGGCAGAGCCCTGCGGACGAAAGAAGAGTTTCACTGGGTCGTGCCTCGTAGCACGATGCTACCCGGTACTGCAAAGTCGAAGATCATCCCCGCCATCGAAGGCGCCAGCGGAAAAAGGGTGGGGATTGACTTTGCGGTTTGCGCCAATCCAGAGTTCACCCGCGAAGGGTCGGCCGTGGCTGACTTCTTGAATCCGGCGATTACCGTTTTGGGAGCCGATGATCCAGCTCACCTTGCGCCTCTGCGCGAGCTGTACAAGGAAATCTCCGGTCAAATCTGCGAAACATCGCTCCCGGTTGCCGAGATGGTGAAATACGTCTGCAACGCATTCCATGCACTGAAGGTAGCGTTTGCGAATGAGATTGGATCGGCGTGCAAGGAAATGAAGGTCGACGTAGATGCAGTGACAAAGATCTTTCTTTCCGACACGCGGCTCAATATTTCCCCAGCCTACCTGACGCCAGGATTCGCTTTTGGCGGCTCATGTTTACCGAAGGATCTGCGAGCACTCACATACCGTGCCAAGCAACTCGACCTCGATCTGCCGTTATTGCGGGCCATTATGCCAAGCAATCAGGCTCATCTTGAGCGTGCTATCGATACCGTACTTGCCACCAGGCACAAGAAGATTGGTATTTTGGGTTTGAGCTTCAAGTCTGGAACGGATGATCTGCGTGAGAGCCCTTCCGTACAACTAATCAAACGCCTCCTGGGCGAAGGATGCCAAATACAGATCTGGGATCGCGATGTTTCACTCGGCCGTTTGGTCGGCTCCAATAGAAAATTTATCGAGGACGAGATTCCTCATATTGGGATGCTCCTCTCGACAGATTTGGAAGAAGTAGTTCGCGGCAGCGAGGTTGTGGTCATTGGCACAAAATCTATCGACGAAGAAGTAGTCTCGACGCTTCTCAGGGCGGAGCAAATGGTGATTGACCTGCACTCTCCAGCCCAGTCCAGAGTCTCGATCCCTGTGAATCAGGAAGCTTCCGTCCATGAGTCGGCCCCCTCGGCGCTCTTCGGGGAGCCCGCATATGCTGCATCATGA
- the asnB gene encoding asparagine synthase (glutamine-hydrolyzing), whose protein sequence is MCGIAGIVGADQSYLAEAAQVHRMCQAIVHRGPDDEGIYAKGCAGIGMRRLSIIDLSTGNQPIHNEDRTIWVVFNGEIYNFPELREKLEGLGHEFYTNTDTEVIVHLYEEYGTACVRELRGMFAFAIWDENRQKLVLGRDRFGKKPLHYAVSEGRLLFGSEIKAILAVAPELLEIDPRGVLHFFHFGYIQDPLTAFTKIRKLPPAHVMEWSKGRIHIRQYWDLPPLGSFDPKSEEECLEELEARFSEAVRIRLMSDVPLGALLSGGVDSSAVVAMMARFSSCRVRTFSIGFSHADFNEASHARLVAQRFDTEHHELFVDPQIEETVNQLTCHLEEPFGDSSIVPTFHVSRMARQHVTVALAGDGGDELFAGYDRYTSHIRRQWILPFPFRTGEWYRAYVHPHVPTGWRGRRFLFNLSLPCRERYLDSVSLLPTCVRERPLFSTGFAEWADSVESPYNSFLDYFAGRPASDPLSEAQYLDTKTYLPGDILTKVDRMSMATSLEVRAPLLDHCLAEWVAALSPKWKRRFGQSKYMLKKLAERLGVPREVLYRPKQGFSMPLVHWFRQDHSPALLDILVEPKTTQRGYFNEQEVRRRIQEHRKGIRDRSWELWHLLIFELWHRNFLEPAAQLHSFAVPMRKPFLSPSVMAVSGRRTAAAEVA, encoded by the coding sequence ATGTGCGGAATTGCAGGCATTGTCGGCGCTGACCAGAGTTATCTAGCCGAGGCGGCGCAAGTCCATCGCATGTGTCAGGCCATTGTCCATCGAGGACCTGACGATGAAGGCATCTATGCGAAAGGCTGTGCCGGCATCGGCATGCGACGCCTGAGCATTATCGATCTATCTACGGGAAACCAGCCGATCCACAATGAGGACAGAACGATCTGGGTTGTCTTTAACGGAGAAATCTACAATTTCCCAGAGCTGCGGGAAAAGCTTGAAGGCCTTGGTCACGAGTTTTACACCAACACGGATACCGAGGTGATCGTTCATTTGTACGAAGAATACGGAACGGCCTGCGTACGTGAACTGCGGGGAATGTTCGCGTTCGCAATCTGGGACGAGAACCGTCAGAAGCTCGTGCTTGGGCGCGATCGCTTCGGTAAGAAACCGCTTCATTACGCCGTCAGTGAAGGCCGGCTGCTGTTCGGCTCTGAGATCAAGGCCATTCTGGCAGTTGCGCCTGAGCTGCTAGAGATCGATCCTCGGGGAGTTCTTCATTTCTTCCACTTCGGTTACATACAGGATCCACTCACTGCCTTCACAAAGATCCGCAAGCTACCACCTGCTCACGTGATGGAGTGGAGTAAAGGCCGAATTCACATTCGCCAATATTGGGACTTGCCACCTCTTGGCTCGTTTGATCCGAAATCGGAAGAAGAATGCTTAGAGGAATTGGAAGCGCGTTTTAGCGAGGCCGTGCGAATCCGCCTGATGAGCGATGTTCCCTTGGGTGCGCTTCTGAGCGGCGGCGTCGATTCTTCCGCAGTGGTGGCCATGATGGCCCGATTCAGTTCGTGCCGTGTAAGAACATTTTCGATTGGCTTCTCGCATGCAGATTTCAATGAAGCGAGTCATGCACGCCTTGTGGCGCAGCGTTTTGATACTGAACACCACGAACTGTTTGTTGACCCGCAAATCGAAGAAACAGTCAACCAACTAACCTGCCATCTTGAAGAGCCGTTTGGTGATTCATCCATCGTTCCTACATTTCACGTTTCCCGAATGGCACGCCAGCATGTGACTGTAGCCCTGGCGGGAGATGGTGGGGACGAGCTTTTCGCCGGGTACGATCGGTATACCTCACACATCCGGCGCCAATGGATTCTTCCCTTCCCTTTTCGGACCGGGGAATGGTACAGAGCATACGTCCATCCGCATGTTCCCACGGGATGGCGGGGTCGCAGATTCTTGTTCAACCTATCGTTGCCATGCCGCGAGCGTTACCTGGACAGTGTGTCTTTGCTTCCTACTTGCGTTCGAGAGCGCCCTCTATTTAGCACCGGCTTTGCTGAATGGGCAGATAGTGTTGAATCGCCCTACAACTCATTTCTCGACTACTTTGCCGGACGACCTGCTTCCGATCCACTGAGCGAGGCGCAATATCTGGATACAAAGACATACTTGCCCGGGGACATTCTGACCAAAGTGGATCGAATGAGCATGGCGACATCTCTCGAAGTTCGTGCACCCCTGCTCGATCATTGTCTTGCAGAGTGGGTAGCTGCTCTATCACCAAAATGGAAACGGCGCTTCGGACAATCGAAATACATGCTCAAGAAATTGGCGGAGCGACTCGGAGTTCCGCGCGAAGTGCTATATCGGCCCAAGCAAGGCTTTTCTATGCCGCTGGTGCACTGGTTTCGGCAGGATCATTCTCCTGCGCTTCTCGACATTTTGGTTGAGCCGAAGACCACGCAGCGAGGGTACTTCAACGAGCAGGAGGTCCGCCGGAGAATACAGGAGCATCGTAAAGGTATTCGAGATCGTTCCTGGGAGCTGTGGCACTTACTGATCTTTGAGCTGTGGCATCGGAATTTTTTGGAACCTGCGGCTCAGCTACACTCTTTTGCTGTCCCCATGCGCAAGCCTTTTCTCAGCCCAAGCGTGATGGCTGTAAGCGGAAGAAGGACAGCGGCAGCCGAAGTGGCCTGA